The Spea bombifrons isolate aSpeBom1 chromosome 4, aSpeBom1.2.pri, whole genome shotgun sequence genome segment AGCTCATTGTAGGAGAAACTAGGGTCATTCTTAGTTTCTGCAATATTCTTGACAAACTCACAGAAGTAGGAGAATGGGGGAAAGGAGACTTTATTCTCTCTTTTATACTTTGACCCAAGCgttacccatttttcctgaataTTGTATGGCAGCTTGGAAACTATAGGGTTTACTCCACGAGCAGTGTCCAGATAGCTGAGGCCAGGGAGGTAAACATCTGCTTTGGCCAGCTGGAGCTCTAAGAGAAGGTCACTGAGTTCCAGGAATTTCTGATTGTCCTTACCggatatttttggaaaattctGCAGTCGTTTAAACAAAGCATCCTCTATGGCTTCAGGGCTACCAAAACTTTGTTCTAGTCTTTGCCAAGCAGCGATGAGGCCGGCTGCGGGGTTATCAATGTGGACAGCCCTGAGTCTCTTGACACGCTCTGTAGACTGTGGGCCAAGCCACCTGATCAGCAGGTCAAGCTCCTCAGCAGGAGTAATGCCAAGGCCACTAATTGTAGTTCTGAAGGTGCTTTTCCAGCTTCTGTAATTTTCAGGCTGGTCATCGAACTTGGAAAGGCTAGTTTTGGTGAGTTCGTGGCGAACCATATACTTTGCTAACTCTGACATCTCGAAGTTTGGGCAGGGAATAGCAGGTTGAAAGGTGTTGATCATGTTGTCTGTGGTATTCTGGTTGAGCAACTTAGGGTAGTATGGGGTCGCATAGGTATTTATCCCTGGTGGCGGTTTATAGTCTGTAGACCTGGTCAGGGATACATTTGGAGCAGTATTGTTGCCAGCGATTTGGCGCACTGCAGGAGAGTAGATTCGCATCTGGGGTTTTATGTGTTGAGCTTGCTGATGCATTATGGTTTGTGAAGAAAGGTCAGGGCAGTTAGTGGTTAGTGCATTGTACAGACCTTGGGCGCAGGGGTCTGCGCAGTCGGTGCCCTGTTGCTTTGGAGGAATATCTCTACTGTCAGGAACATTTGAGGCAATGAGGAGATCACTATTTTGGTTTAGTACATAGTCATTGGTGCGCTTAAGGGGATCTTCGGTATCCAAGTCACTTAAGCTGGCACTGTCTCCCTCACTCCCGTTGGCAGCTTGTTCTAGAACTCTTAGTGTTGCCATGGCTGTGGCGTGCTCACATTGTTTGTCTAGAGCTACCATTTCTATTTTAGCCTTCCTTTGAGCAAAGGCTGCCTGTATCTTGGTAGCCTCTGCTTTAGCACGGGCTTGGATAAGCTGCTGGTTGAGTGTTGAACTCTTTGAACATTGTGAGGATTTTGACCTTGAGAAGTTTGAGCGCTTTGAATGCTTGCTAGATGCCGAAGTGTGAGAAGCAATCTCTTGGAGTTGAGCAATTCTCTCCTTGGCTTTTACATTGGTTTCATGTACTAAATTGTCTCTTTCTGAATTAAGGCATTGGAAATGTTCTATTTCCTTTAAAGCATCTTCTGAATTAATCTTCTGTAAATTAGAGACATAAATTTGGCTGTGAGCAAGATATTGTGAATGTGCTGTAGAGAGCTGTCCTAGAGCTTCCTCTAGTAATGACACATCAGAAGCGGTCTGTGTGATAGTGGTGGTACAACTCATCACCTGTTCCCAAAGCCATTCCATGTGTTGCAAAGTTTCACAGTTTATGTCTTTAAGTGCCTCAATGATCTTCCAGGCAGGCCTTATGCTGCGTTTGCTTCTAGCTGGATTGACATCTATGATTTCCTCATTTGAGGCATGTTGCTTTTCCTGTGATGATAGTGAGCTACTTCTCTCTGCCATGTTTCACACAAATGAGGTAGCTGGCTGTCTAACAGGCTTATGAGGCAGAGGTATTACTAATCTACACAGGTCCAGTACAATAGGGCTGCTAAGCTGTGTTGCTAGCAGTTGTAACTGTCTTTTCACTATTCTGCCTCACTTAACAAAGCTGTGAGATATGGGTTCCTGAGACCAACTGCTAAGTCTGTATTGACCAGTACTCACACAATGAAAGTTCAGCAGACAGTGTCAACTCAGCAAAACTGACATGTAGAAGAGGATCTCAGTAAAGTTTTAATCTTCAGGCTGACAATCCTTGAAAATATGTACAGATATGCAGGTGAAAAGACAGTAGTTCTTGCtaacaaatcacataaaaaatggCTGCTACCAGACAGTATAGTTAACAGCACAGAATCTACCGGAAAGGGGAGGGGTTAGCTGAATACAACCTGACTAAGGGAGCCCAGCAGGGACAAATAACATACTAGCCAGTAGCAAAcagcatataaatcaaaatacaaaataaaccatgagACATGACAGATAATATATCCTTATATATCGGTGTACCGATGCTCGCATCGAGCGCTGTTATAATCGATCAGTCGGTAGGAAGCAGCCAATGCTGGCTTCCGCCAACAGGGGAGAATCCAGTTGGTCAACAGACACTGCAACCAAGcttggacgtaccagtacgtcctaaGGGACATGAACGGGTTAAAGTTTTCCTCAGTATGTCACAACTAACCAATTTcatgtcctgaagttctctcccttctccttttCCACTATTATAATGTCTATATGGACCAGTCAagagagagataacttaatggagaggaataatcatgcagttCCCCAATGCTATACACATAGCAGGGATGCAGTAACACTGCCAGATTCAAAGTTAAAAAGGGAAGCCTGATTCCTTTGTCCCCGGAAACTGAATTGCTACTTTGCGAACGTAATTAAGGCAGGATACCATGTGTCCGGATATGTACATGCACAAAGTATTGTGCTTCATATGAAACATTATGATTTTGTAGAATTAATAATAAGAAGCcatcaatatttaaaattttaatatattaagtatatctatccatatatatgtgtgtgtgtaataaaatatgtaaatataaaaatatacaaaacatcaTACAGCTGAAACCAAAGTTCAGTGTCAGGAGCATATAACAGATAACCTGGCATGTTTGAGTTCTACATGaccctggaagaaaaaaaacagggaaaaaaggAAGATAGAAGTAGGTGAGCGCCTTCTATATTAATCATGCCATATGTATGTTGAACAATGGCAGAAGCATAGGTGAGTGGAGTGTTTTAAGTAGAGTATCTGCGTGAAATTCTTAGGTTAGCCAAAGATCGATGGTGGAACATTCCCAAATGAGCAAAAGCactgattttttatattttttttacggtaaaaaaaatatgttgagcGCTCGTCTTTCTATGTTTTGAACAAAAGTTGTTATTGTCAAGGGACTGCAGCACCGTGTGGGGGTGTGAAAGACAGTAAACCTGAAACGagaaacagtaaaaaaacaaaccatgtGTGGGTACCCTAAAGTTCCAGTTCTCTAACACTTTCACTACAACTGGTTTCTGGTACCTTAAATATCGGAGCTGTTTTGCCATTTTGGCCGTATGTTGGCAGTACCATCATTCCTCTTTGACTAATTTTGCAGTCGTTTGGCTACCAGTCACTGTCAAAGTTAGCCATAGCGATTCTTTTACCAACACTTCTTTGTTGCTTTGGATTTTTTGCACAGGTTATGCAGAGATATCCAGCCTAAATTTTTGTTCACCCAACATGcatagttttatttcttttcttgatATTACAGGGCACAAGATGGAAAGTGAACGTTTCAGATTCCAAACAGGAATTAAGCTTTACTATGCTTTACTATGTCTCATTTGGGCCTGCTTAGTAGCCCCATCATTCAAAATACTCCCATAATAGTATATGTTTCTCTAAAACAGACAACCCAAGGTATGTCCCTGGGGGCTTCTGGGCATTGGTCATGCAGACAActatataacattaaaaaaatctaataatctATGGTAGGCCATGAACCAAGTCCTGGCGGAGAGGGACAGGGAAGGGCAGTGGTACCCGGAGTCCTTcctaataactttttttgtaactGACTTTGCACTTTTTTTGAGCCTTTCGTTTGGCACCAGTAGGGTTTCCATTTTCATCTTGCACATCTGGAGTTGACTCCTCAAAACCAAAGGGCATCGTCAACATGACCCAAGAAATGTGGAACTGGAAAGActggaaaatgttttaaaatttattattttatttattaatcccAAGAAAGTGTAGGTCTTTCCAGTTCCACATTTCTTTGGTCAAGCAGATGACAAACATTTTATaccgtgttttgtttttatgcaaCAGCCGGCACAGCTGTAGACATAGATCGGAAAGCTCTACTCCCCCATGTTTTTGTTGTAGTCGATGATGCACTTCAGTTTTAGGATTTGTGTATCACCCTCTctcagagcctgtcttggtgtgtgtttggctgtcggtgtggcagagccttcctggtctgtgtgtgtgtttgggggtcgttgtggcagagcctgtcttggtgtgtgtgtttgagtgttggtgtgacagagcctgtcctggtgtgagtgttgggtgtcggcgtggtagtgcctgtcctggtgtgtgtgtttgggcatctgtgtggcagagcctgtcctggtgtatatgtttgggggtcggtgtggcagaagctgtcctggtgtgtatttggttgtcggttttctggcactttacatactgtaggaataaatagaactatgtaATTTTTACTTCAGAGACaactttcttggcccagaaattagtgagaggaaaagtaaaggttttgtgttatttaatctgtttcaatctgcatattttattaaaaaggattagtggcagtaaattgtggcttcaggcatcccatgtatgatgacttttttagtgtactgattactcccaggAAACAAGGCTCAGCTGGATGTAATGATTAGGGCTGGGGTTCTCCAGCGTGAGAAGGGTTACACTCAGGTAAGCAGAGGCAGCTGGTCGGCTCGTTAGCCTACAGGGTACTGGCTGatagggtggaatcctgacagccGAGGAGTTAaaattctgtctattttatttatttctataaaatggccaccaaaatcctcagcacaaggcccatgatgctcttagtCCAGCCCTGATCAACTCAtcagccatcttaaatccagcttgtacccacagtaTGTTcaagccttgtgcagttttatttggctaaacttgttttaaattgtttgtggactgactttaagtaccgtatttgctcgattataagacgaccccccaaaatctgaatattaatttatgaaaaaaagaaaaagcctgaatataagacgaccctgtaggaaaaaagttttaccagtaaatgttagttcatgtaaactatgtgaacaattgtttgttaataaaagctatgattgagaaaaatattttgtttttatttccttttttttttcaacctgcccccccagttatgcacatctgcccccaggcttgccactctgccccagaaattccttataccccatatatgccactttgccccatgatatgccttttaaccctctaaatgccactgtgccccatgatacgccttttaaccctctatatgccactgtgccccatgatatgccttttaaccctctaaatgccactgtgccccatgatacgccttttaaccctctatatgccactgtgccccatgatacgccttttgaccccctatgtgccactctgcctccagaaatgccttatacccctatatgccactctggcatttagggggttaaaaggcatattatggggcagagtggcatatagggaggtaaaaggcatttcaggaggcagagtggcattaaaggggttaaaaggcatttcacagagcactctgcctccagaaatgccttacacccctcatttaacacttcccctccctcctccaaacttaccggtgcttctgagttggggggcgcataacacaggagggtccaggccccctgcatcctcctgtgttatgccccccctccaaccTACCGGTGcctctgagtccccagtgcttagtccgggcagcgtgtagagctctacgcgattgtatcgtgtagagctctacgcgattctatcgcgtagagctctacacgcagcccggactaagcaccggggactcagaagcaccggtaagttgggggggggggttaacaaggatccaggtcccctgcatcgctgcgggggatctggatcttagtctcataatcagacctatctgaggtctgattataagacgaggggtatttttcagagcatttgctctggaaaaaacctcgtcttataatcgagcaaatacggtaatttagtattgatagaatgacataaaagttgatcaaaaaaacttttccactgcttttcacattatcgccaaattaaccctgtattaatatgcagtataaagctaaaaggccatattttctctcagcgAAAAGTGAGTGCGACCCACGCGCACATACATTTcggatgaagtggcccactgcagaaaaaacttgggacacccctgccctagaGAATCttctggtgctatataaataaaagtaatgtaatgtaatatagcGGAAATTCAGTCAAGTGGCTGCCAAAGCCACATGCCTTACTACTGCTGCTCCTCTATTTCCTACCTTGCTCTGGGTGgtcaatttatgtttttttttttcaaataattcagTCTTGTACCATATTGCTGGTTGtatctgtctgccagtgccttcCTCTGTTGCTGCGGCGGCTCAATCTCCTTCCCgtagcatgctgctggatgtgtgtatccattGCAGTGCTATCGTTGCTCTTAGTGGTGGTCCTGCAGTGCAAAGTCGAGTCTGGATCTCTTCCAAAACCTTGAGGTGGTGCTGCTGTAAGGTAAAGGTGATCCCTTTGGAAACGCCCCCCCTCCCAAATTATGTTTCAGAATCAAAAAGGGTTGATTGTCCGAAAACAAacgtggaaaaaaacaaaacaaaaatgtaatctgaATCGATATTGCTTGCTATGCACAAGTCTAAGAGAGAATAACAATACTGGATTGTAACCACAATTGTTATACTTCatggtatatttttctttattcactATGTATAAGCCAGCCATCCACCAGAGTGCTTCCTGCTATACCAGTGGACTTTCTAAATAAGTTGACCCTGAGAGTTTTTACAAAGTTAGCTCAATAGCTTTAATAGCTAATTTTAGTAACTCACTAATAGTTCGAACCTAATGGTTCTAATAGCAGTGTATACGAAGTCGACAGGAAGTAAAAAATATTGTCAATAAATCACACGGATTTCGGTGATATGccagtgggaaaaaaacaaaatgagatgACTAGAAATTGAGTTCAACCTAATATTAGAGTGGAAAACTTGAGACATTTGGACAAACTCTACGAGTTCCAAGTTATTCTTTTCAAATACCCCAAAGAACAACCAGAAAGCATATGCATATCTCATCCatggttatatattttttctcaaggGCATATCATGATTTCTTTTTCCATCATGTGGCCTTCATTGAGCTTCAACAGAATTGAAATGTCTCTTCCAATAAACCATATGCTGTGCAGTCTCAGCAGTTAGGGACTCCTTTGCAGATATAGTCGATAACGTTGTTGCAGTCCAGGTCATTCCAGAATCCTGACACCATCTCACCACAATGCTCACGGCCTTCAAAATTATTGGGCTCATTGGCCATCCAGCGCCTGAATAAATAACACAGTGTACATATGGGTTTGATTGTATATGTAGGCTTAATAAAATAGTGAATAGCTCTGAAATGTACGTTATAAATAGGAAAACTCACGTGAATGTCGGAAGGGTTCCATCTACCCACTTCCAGTTTTTGGTATTGTCTCTCTTCAAACCAATCCAGAATTTCTTATTTCCCGTTAGTGACTGTAAAGCGTTCTAGGAAAAAGGTGATATTTCACAATAAAAGTAGCCAACTCACCCCAGCCCTGTCATTAGGAATTCTTCAAACATGTGAAAGCTCACTGATCCCCTAGATATGCCCCAGAGGCACCAACCATGGCATTTCCTTGCTCGGCCTCTAAGGCAGTGCCACCTGCTCACACCTTTTCCCCCAAGCAGGGCCCAGAATTGGGGATAacaaggcggccctggcaccATAAGGCCAAGGGTCTCCTTCTGACATAAGTGCGACTGAAGGCTGGATATGGCATCTGGGTCACGTTCCTTATCTCCTTCAGAGCCAGGCCAAAATAAAACGCCATGCATCAACTTCAGTCGTGGACCTCTTTTTGATGCCGAGGCTTAGGCTTACCAGttcttgtatatttttcatGATAAGGAGGGCAGAGCTACGCATGTTGCATTCGTTTCGTGCATTGCTCCAAGTCTTGGGCTCAGAGGAGAAAAAGTAACAAGTGTATCCAACAAGCTTCCAATCAGGGGGGCAGGTAATACAAGTATCACCTGTCAGAAAAGAGAATGCAGCAGAGATCAAAGAAAGTAATTTGTTGAAATATAACAAGCATTAACACGCCTGAACCATGCATACAagatatgcatatgtatatgAAAGTTATATATAAAGACTTACCTAGGACCTTTTTAATACTTTGGATGTGTGTCATGAGACTTTGTTGCTGATTAActgttaataaaaagaaaatgtagtgTTTTATATAAAGACAAATACAAGGGTGAATCACTCCGAAGATCAAACaagcaaaacaaaaccaaatattCAAGAGAAATAAGAGAATACAAGAAAGGCGTGATTAATGttacattaaagtaaaaaaaaaaactgttaaatgACAATGTATCACAAATGGAAGCTGAAAAAAGTTTTAAGGTTTGAAAGTTAAAGCCCGAGGCACTTACCCAGTGTTCGGTTGAGGTCTCTCACTTGACCCCTTAGACTCTCTAATTCAATCTTCATGGTTTCCTGAACTTATAAGACAACACAGTATACAAAATTATGTATCGGGTGAGTTAGGGAGAATGCACATAGGAGCTAATTATCACCACAGCCCAGGAGATCTATGGACAgatatttaaaagtaaattgTGTATCATTCTGGACCAGCCCTATAATAAAGGTCAGCTAGATGGCTGCGTAGGGCACCAAGCTGGCAGAGCTAAGACGCTAAGGTTTTCTTCTGTATTATTAAACAAGTTCATGCAGAGACATTGTTTGCCTAGGTAGGGGGGCTAGAAACCCCAGGGCCAGCTCTGAGCTCATCCGGGTCCACCTAATCTATAAAATTCCTCATTCTACCTTGTATCTGCCTACCCAGGTATAGTGTTCTGTCCCTTGTTCCACCAGGTGATTTCATCATGCCGATGAAGACTACACTTTAAGTCATGTAGATATAGAAGTTCCCTTGTACAGGAAAGTCTTAAAAACCTATGCCCTGGTAGCTATAGGTCTAAGAAACCACATTGGCCAAATTTCTAGTGAGTATATTCATCATCACATCAGGATGATTGGACAGTTTGCATTAAAAGCCTTGGTTATGCCTCTTTCCCTGAAACATACCATTGCATGTTTATTGTGTCTAGCTCTTGTTTTATTGTTGTCTTTACTCACCAGAAGTTCGATTTATGTCTTTTATGTTCCTTTCAAGAGTGTGCTGCTCCTCTTTAAAAGTTCCTTGAATGTCTGAGACTGCAGGGGATAAAAATGATGAGCTTTTCCACTTTGACATAAGATTAACTGAGCTCCCTAggacaggggtaggcaatcttcggctctcctgatgttgtggactacatctcacataatgctcttacagtcataatgctggcaaagcatcaagggaaatgtagttcacaacatctggagagccgaaggttgcctaccgGCCCTAGGAGGTTAAACAACCCTAGCAGATGTAATTGTATTCTTTTCTCTGTAGCAGTGACCACATTACATTGCTTTTATTtcacatgataattaagcattccctgtaATATTAGGCAAAAGTGAATTCTTACATGATTATAGAACTATTTATGAGAAACAAAATGAGGCATTAGGCAGTAATATGACAGACAAATTGCTAGTAGTAGAATCACTGTAATAACATTCACTTGTAACTTTTTTTAGACTCCTCCTACTTAGTTATGATCTGCCCCCAAGGAGCTGGTTTTTCACTAACAGCGAGTAAAGTTGTAAGAATTGTAGCTGGGATTATTTTACTTGAgtcaaaagaaatgaaaaatagtCACCATTCTTCATGATCTCCGATATTTCTCCTCTGACTTTGAAATCTAGGGATTGGACACAACATGAAAACCCATGTTAATCGATGTGTATTACATGCTTAAGCAAAACATCTCCTTCAATCAGAGGGAACATgcttcacttaaaaaaaagctttctccGGCACTCCTAGAGAGCACATTTACAGcgcaaaattacattttcattgtttCTGATTGAAAGAAGACCTTCAAAATTGAAGAATTCTCTTCCCAAGTTCctgctggaatatgatgtcatacctcaATGTACTAAACCAGACTGGCAAAATAGCAGATGTAGAAAAATAGGTATCAGTAGATCTGAGGGTTTTTGCATCATGTTGCGCCTGGCTTCCCTGACTACCTGCTATGTGTACTGATCATGGCTAGGTGTGACTACTCGTTTAGTGTACCTAGCCCAGCATTAGCTAACTACCTGACATGGCATCCTGGGCCTACCTATTCTGTGTGCTTACCTGTGGCATCTCCTGTCTACAGATATCATGCCCCCTGCGGTTGTTTTGCTATCTTCAAGTCCCTAACATATCAGCCTCTACCTGAGCCTCCACACTATTGTGATCATCTAAGTGCCTGGTCATTTTATCTTGGGGCTCAACCCTTGGGTAGGTTAACTCGGGGGGGGATAACTCATGTAGTAAATTCCCCTCGGTTGAGGCATTGTGACATTAATGAAAACTTGGTGTGATATCACAAAACACATGGAAAAAGGTTAACTTACAGTTTACCCCAACGAGGCAGGCCACGGTCAACAAGCAGAGAAGCAAGAATATAAAAAGGATAAAGGTCAGCCGTATGAATCTTCTCTGATCATCTGTTATCCCATTTTCTGTTCAAAAAATGATAGTTTAAACATTTTAGGGTTACCAAAAATTGGAGGAGGTACAAATTACTTGTGTggcttttgtaaataaaaacacacagtttGCTTCAAATCAATGTTCCTGAGccttattgccctagaggaTGGTGCTTTAtgacatttatggccctcatatactatatatatatatatatatatatatatatatatatatatatatatatatatatatacacgtatcaAGCTATTGTTCTAAGGAATATACTAAGCCGTCACAGCACTTAAGTCATCAGACGGCCTCTGACCTTAAAGCGCCTGGGCCGCCTCGTCAtcgtcagtccagtcctgatcTTACTATTTAGTGTCACTTTATATAGGGTTGTCCACCCTTTTCATTTCCTAGTGGAGTTTTTTGGATACGTAAGCGATGGGTTATTTTATTatctcattacattacatttattaatatagcgccagcagatccCACAGTGTGCTTACAGTAGGGCAcagtaaaagtaaataaaataattttaatattattaacataTGTTACGGATCCTGGAAGAGGGCCAGTATTATTTTTTGGGACCCAGGACCAAACCCTGAGAGCTCCTGGGTGTGAAAAGAATTCACGCTAAATCTGAACAGACCAGATGTCTTACCTGACAGCGATGAACCGCTTCTAACTGCATTTTGTGACTCTAAAGACGATTCATAAACAGAAATCCATTAATTTGCGAAGTTTTGAATAAACAGAGTCAatggaaagatttttttaaaaaatatattgtattcatGCCTATTAAAAAGGTAAATGGAACAGACCCTGCAGAAGTTGCAGAGGAAtaacacagtgagggtatttaaacatacacAGGCATAAAGCTGAGACTCTTTAcaaggtctttacagcagaaaacgGGCAGTTTAGATGGGCGGAATTCGTTTTATCTAccatcacattctatgtttccatgtaacatgacacagatacacacataactACCCCTTTagcaatgaatgaataaattgCTCTCCGTTCATTCATTTACCTGTACTGTGAATAGGGGACACCACGGATGAGAAAGCGTGTTTGGCATCTAGACCTGTAAATT includes the following:
- the LOC128490343 gene encoding C-type lectin domain family 4 member G-like, with the protein product MKNVSDIQGTFKEEQHTLERNIKDINRTSVQETMKIELESLRGQVRDLNRTLVNQQQSLMTHIQSIKKVLGDTCITCPPDWKLVGYTCYFFSSEPKTWSNARNECNMRSSALLIMKNIQELNALQSLTGNKKFWIGLKRDNTKNWKWVDGTLPTFTRWMANEPNNFEGREHCGEMVSGFWNDLDCNNVIDYICKGVPNC